CATTTACTGGACCACAAGGAACTACACTGGATAGACACTGATAAATACTGTTAAGGAAATAAACAGGGTGATATATTTGATTTGGGAGAGACCAACTAACTTTAGTGAGGTAGTTGGGAGAACTGCAGACAGAAACTTTTACTGAGACCAGAAAAGTGAAGGAGCCCAGAGTGTGGCTATAAAAGGGTGTTTGTCCACTCAACTAATTGACGTTATCACTCCTAAGCCACTCCATCCCTTTGTTCTTGTTTCCTGCCTTAAATGTCAAGAGCCTCATAGATTAGGAGTTAGACTCCCTGGGAGGGGGGGGCGCGGCAGACAGATAAGGAAAGGGGCCATGGCTGGCAAATTTCCAAGTTGGTCAGCTTCTTCCTTAATCTCCTGGcagcctctgtctcccaccagccaggtcctctgctgatggactggctcaagttcaaagccagatgAGGAAAACACCAGTTAGGACCAATCTAGCATCCTATCTGTCTCCAAACTGAACAACCCTAAGTAGGCAAGGGAACTCCTCAGGGGCTCCAGCAGCCCCAGCCCTCAAGAGACTGGATTTTCAGCTCTGTGTGTGCCCTCTCTGCTTtgcagagggtttttttttttcccctcagagggTCTGCTGCACGCATTTCCTCACCCTCCATAAATGCGGTTCTTCAACTGCCGATTCTGTGATGGAGATTGCTCTGCTGTTCCCGGTTGAGCTTCAGATTTTCCCTGTCTTTTAACAGAGAGAACAAACCTGATCCAGACCCCTAGACTGTATCAATAGGTCGCAGCAGAACTGCTTagatcagttttctttttttaaaatgcagtttgtttgtttttttttaatagttctgATAGAGATGGGGGTGATCCCTGGTTTTAAGCCGAGCCAATGGTAGAGTAGGCTCAAAACCCCctggatatgttttttttttcaaagttactttttttttttttttttttttgagataatgcatcattccctttcctccttccaagccCCTCTCTTATAtaccttcttgctctctttcaaattcctggAAAGCCTGAGGGGTctcaaccctacataaagaattacaggcaattaAGGGacgctgagagcaggagaactaaGTCTTCCCTGGGGATGAGCACACCAACTGTTTATCCAAACCCATGTCAGCCCTGGAAGCACACATGCAAGttcagactgagcaggctgtgtTTATTTAgggatgcatgtgtatatacatatccaTACATTTACGTAACAACAGTGGGGTGGGTCCTCCAGACAGCCTGCTTCCTCAGCACCGCTCTcacagtggggggtgggggggggggggggggggggggggagatggggcCACCAGCTTAACTGAGAACTCTTTCGGGTGTGGCAGCAGGCTCTCCCTAATTGAGCCTTACCTTCTTACTCCATTTCACTACACACCCAGCCAATCAGAGCCCGCTTCTGAGCCCCACAGCCTCCCCAGCATCCATCCGCCTTTTGCTGGCCATTGCCCACTCTGCAAACGTGCTCCTGTTCTTCCTCAGCAGGCTTGCCCTCAGCCCTCGCGTGCTCTTGCATGGCAGCCTGTGGCTGCTGAGAGGTTTCCCTATCAAATCTTAGCTGTCACTCTCCTTGGAATAACATCTGTGTTTCTCTTACCTTCCATTGTCTGTGGTGAGACAAGAACTGGGAcgagaaagaagaaaatctgcTACGTTAGTTCTCCAGGAGAGATTAAATAGCAAATGGCCAAATGTACAATTCTGCacgttaaaaaagaaaactgaaaattaacATTACAATTTTGAAAATGGCGAAACATACAACTTTTTTTATACAGCCGatgtaaaaaatgaaatagttcAAAACCCTCAAAatagttctttattttaaaaatgtatatataccgatatatacatacagacacacccaCTAAAATTTACAAGTTAGGTAAAATACAATCAAAGTTAAAGCAGTTCTGCACGTTCTGCAGAAGTAACATTTATAGTTCCTTGGGTTACTAGCAATTTCATACTAGGAATTTGAAACATCCTTAAGATTTAGTGTTGTAATAATTCCATTCTTCACTTTCTAGAGTTTGACAAGATATAGTCAATATCCTGAAGGATTTCAGAAGTTCTTTTCAATGCTACCGATACACTCTCTTTATTAGTTGCTTCTAGCAAGGTTTCTGAAGAGCCTGGTGCACAGTCATCAGAACACTGTTCGTTTTTCTTGTTAGAAGTCAAGTGGAGGACACCACTGTTTTCCAGGAGCCCTGAATTACTTAGTTAAGGAGCTTCCCCCCACATTTGTCATTATATAATTTGATTTTCAGAAAATCTGGCTTCAGGtatgaaaatatttctcagtTGCAACTATCTACTGAATTCACGATCGCGTTGGGACTTCAGATTTTATGGAGTCCACActgtacagatgaggaaaccagtCACAGTGTACGGAAGTGGAGAGTTATGTGTGTTTGGATGGAGGTTTCagtaggagagaaaagaaaatctcagtaACACTTCTTAACCTACATTTGTTAagagaataaaaagggaaaaagtagGATGATAGGATTATAAACAATGtagtacattttttaattaacaaaaatctAGAGTAAAAGGAAATTTGCTTTCTCTTACAAAACTAGTTTATTATTTGAGTAAGACAGTATAACTATTTCCTCCCAACCAAAACAGCTCCtcctgggggaggaggaagcCTCACAGGACTCGGAAGTAGATAAAATATACACTGCCCAGGAAGTGTATGGATCTTACAAGGCTCAAGAAGCTCCCAAAAGTTACACAATTCACAAGTCCCTTGCCAAGGATGTCTACACAGGGACAGCTGTTGGGGAGAGGAGACTGTGACCAGGTAAACAACTGGTAAGTTGTGCAGGGAACTCCAGGGATGCAGTTTTCCTGAGCTGCTAGTCATCCTGGGCTTTCACGGGGTAGCTCCCTTTGAGTAATCAGGCTTCTGCAAAGACCCTACaaccacactcctgtaagtaatccgAGTAAACTCATTAGTTCACTGTGCTGGACTCGGGCAAAGTTGcctctttggtctgttgttggtcATCTACACGGGGTGAATAAATGTTGGATcatatctccccaggaaaagtcgcACAACAGCAAGAttacagaaaaatgaagagaaaacaaattcAGATGAATCAAAGGGTTCATAATAAAAGTTACAGACACATTTTTAACAGCTATAATTTAGAtaattatagaagagaaagtgtctCCAAAAGAGATCTTAATCCTAGTTCATCATTCTTTACCCAACTCAAACAAAAAAGTACAAACAATAACACAATATTCCATGACAAGAAACTATCTCAGATATCGATGACTGAGCAAAACTCAGTAACATGTATGTATGGATTAACAGTCATACAGTACAGTACAGTCATCATATTAGGCCCAGACTGAAATGGAATACTTCCGTAGGATAATACATTCTCTTTATTAAAAGGATACAGttaaatttctgtattttctcaAGCTCAGAGGCAACAGACCTACGAAAGGTAAAGGGTGACACTGGAACATGAGTTCTTACCACATATGACAGGAGATGACGGGAGGACAAAAGGTAGGAGGTGACCACAGAACTCCAGCAGGGCCCCTCCTGTGGATGGTCTATCTTGCTTCCCCACCGAGTCAGAATACTATACAAACACTACAACTACCTGAAAAACTAATGAGGACACTGTCTAAAAACAATTCAAGTTACTAAGAAGTTGAATCAATAAGCTAACAATGGCAAGGtagaaaaagaactgaaatacAATTTAGAGAGCTGGTTATTGTGTGATTTCTTCCTTCAAACTACACTCTGACAAGACAGAggacggggggaggggggatgtcttgggggtcagagctggtCCTCACTGCTGTCACCCACAGCTGCTGTCACCCACAGCTGCTGTCACCAACTGcactttcacttttgtttttttgtatgttgcccttggttggcctggaactcactctgtagaccaggctggccttaaactcacagacatccatttgcctctgcctcatgagcgctgggattaaaggcatgcgccattaCTACCTGGCTTCCAGCTTCATTTTTTAGTATGTCAACAGTAACCCTCTTTCAGTTTTTATGTAAACAAggcatttaataaaaacaaaaccagttatTACTTGAGCAGTGGTTAGTGATCAGTTTTATAATCATGTGAAAGTCCTTATTTATTATAAGAGCCTCTTAATTCACCAAAACCTATAATATATCCTATCAAGTACTATCTGTTCCTGAAAACTGTCTTCTCACTGTCTCCGCAGGCCAAAGAtccttttctgaattttattttatgcgtatgtgtgttttgcctgcatgtaaatctgtgcaccgtgtgtacctggtgcccatggaggccagaagaggatgtcagatcccctggaacaggagttaaagAGGGCTGTGAACTGCCGTGAGTGTGCTGGAATGGAACCtgtgtcctttgaaagagcagccagttgCTCTCAGTTGCTGAGTTCCTTCTCCAGTCAGTCTGACGTCCCCGGGAACGCTCCTGTGGAGCCCTGGCCTAGTCTCCCGAGGAACTAAATTACCTGCTTTACTTTCTAATATGCTAATTAATTTCAGACAAGAATTAAATAcaacagaaattatttaaaagtcagtttttaaaaaaagcttatgtTATTCAGTATTATATTTCCTTTAATAATACTAAAATTTCcacaacatttttaatttatcataCATAAAGAGCCACTCATTTTGATATAAATTTTCAATGCAGTTTTCTATATATCaggtttaaaaagtaattttttttagaagGAAGTTCTTTTCAAGCTTatactttgaaaaacattttaagagttAAATATGCTTAAAACAAAAGGTTTTCTTGGCCAAAAAGCTTCAAAGTTTTCCATTTGctacttaaaaatattgtttttcacACTATTTATTCGCTGTGTGTATagatggtcagaggacaattctggCTTGACATGggattctgaggactgaactcaggtcatcaggctaagCAGCaagcccttacccactgagccaccttgagAGCCcttgtgtcttagtcagtgtcctactgctgtgaagaggcaccatgaccaaggcaacgcttaaaaagaaagcgtttaactggggcttgctcaCTGTTCCAGAGGCTTAGTCCACTGCCATCATGTCAGggggcacagcagcaggcaggcactggagcagtagcggagagctacatcctgatccggACACAGAGGCCcatcccctagtgacacacttcctccaacaaggccacacctcctaatcctcacaatcctttcaaacagtgccattccctggtgatGATGCGTTCAAATATACgaacctatgggggtcattcttattcacgCCTTGATActaatttttaagtattaaatGGCTCttgttcagccgggcggtggtggcgcacgcctttaatcccagcactcggagcagagcagcggatctctgtgagttcgagcagcctggctacaagtgagctcagaaaggcgcaaaatacgcagaaaacctgtctcgaaaaaaaaaaaaaaaaaaaaaaaaaaaaaaaaaaaaaaaaatggctcttgTTCACAGATTAAGtttacaaaaaatataaataccaaTTTTCGTTGAGAACAGGTGACAGATGTTCGGGCAACTGACTTGGACTAGTCTGGGTCAGTCTTCTGCACCATGATGTCACTGATGTCACGTATCTgaaagaatacatcaaaaatatTTGATAGGGAAACCCACTAATTTGTATAATTAATTTGtgcaataaaaaatgaattaaagtaaaaaaaaaaaacccactttgaTTCTAACCGACTCTGTAGCTAACTCTGATCTTATGACACATGTTGAATTacagggtgtgccaccacaccttgttTTAAGTTCTTTATTGATTTGTTTCCCCCCttgtgtgctggggatggaactcaggtccttgtctATGCTGAGGAAATCTATACTACCTAGCTATACGCCCAGCTTGAATTTGTATATTTGcaataaatacataagaaatgaaaaaaaaaatcagtaagacagtttggaaaaaaaaaggataaagaaaaattttaagtgagGTCATGTAAagattttgttaataaaaaaaaaactgtgatgtggtgacatctttaatcccagcactcgggaagcagaagcaggtggatctctgtgagttcgagcagctggttACAGAGATTCCAGacactccaaagctacacagagaaaaaaaaaaaaaaaaaaaagtaaacatctaaatcaaaataagaaaggaaTACTTACACTTCATTTAAAGCTCAAATTTAAATGTGTAactctttctttttagtttttcaaagtAAAGTGAAATTCCTTAAGCTTGTCATGTATCTTTACATAGTCTATGTAAGAAATGCCCACTgaagcatacacatgcataaagaaataaatttatatacatgcatatgatgAAATGTAACTTAATGAGtatcaaaaacaaatttaataaattgAAATCTgaagtgtgctgtggatatcactctgtatgctgtgaatatgttgctctgatttggttgataaataaaacactaattggccagtagccaggcaggaagtatagtataggtggaaTAAACAGAGAggtgaattctgggaacaggaaggctgagtcaggagtcaccagccagacacagaggaagaaagatgacaaggcagaactgagaaaaggtgccaagccatgTGCCtaaacaagaattatgggttaatttaagtgtaagagctagtcagtaataagcctgagctaatggccatacagtttgtaaataatataagcctctgtatgtttacttgggtctgagcagctacagggtCACGGTAGCCAAgcaggcacaggaaaacttcagttacagaaGTAATGGGATAGAACAAATCATTTACCAAAGGTACTATCTTTTTGAGAGAAAACGTTTAAAATAGCAATTGAATGTTGGAGCATTTAGACCAAAACAAGACCactcaacagaaaagtaaattcAAGATGCTAAGTAAGCAGTTCTGTGGGTACTGACAGGCAAAGCCGCTGTCAGAACTACCACAGGTAGAGCCACTACAGCTGACAGTGAGCTACATTAACAGAAAGGTGATATTCCTAAAAACTAAGTTCAAGCATCCTCCCATTTACAAACATCCATCAGCTGGTTTTAATGCTTTTTACACTTCACAGAAGTACATACAATTTTTGTCATTTACAGTCATTTGTAAACtacctttctttccatttcattaaaGCTGGCTAACACAACTGACTATACTCTTCACAGCAAGTCAGACATGTTAGAAAcctattattttgaaaaatcagtTGGATGCAAACAAATGTTTAAAGCTGACTTGATATATTTCATTGTGTTAAATTTTAGTGTAATTGATAACTCTGAAatctggaaaaactaaaaatacatgtAACATTTAAGTTATATTTACACTCTATTagttaaaacatgaaaataaaattgcttttcCATACCTTTCATATGTTCCAGGATGCTCAATTTGAATGAACTGATCCTGTCCATCAGGAAAAGTTAATCTGCACCAACCCAAGTTGAGACCTTGATTTATCTTAAGCAAAAAGAAGAGGCAAGTTTTATCAttctaaaactaaaaactaaaacttAGCAAcgtctttagaaaaaaaaaaaatgaaggagtgGATGAATCATTATCAACTTATCTTGAGAATGGAAAGAATGCATTTTAAGGGTTGTGGGTATAGGTCATCCCCACAGATGACCATCAGAGAATACAAATGCCAATCCTTGCTGCGCTGTGCTTCTCTAGATACATAATGTGACTATCTGTTAGACGCCTCTGATTGTTGCTAGGAAATTCACTGAGATCAACAAAGCCTCCTGACAGATTTTATATTTACAAAGTTTGGTCTCTAGCACCCAAatgatggctcacaattgcccatgactccaattccagggactcAGATGCCCTCTTTTGATCCCAAGagctcctgcatgcacatggtgcacatacacaaatacaggtgcacacacatacacataaaaaacccaacaacacaaTAATTGGATTAGAGTAGTACTGCTTTCTGTAGCTAAGTAACCAATCAGGATATATTTCACTGTAGATATCAGACTATAGTTACGgataatgataaatatttgaggagaTAATGTTTGTCCTGAGAGTAATAATCTATAACATACACAAGTATCTAAGATTAGAATGGTATCTCCTATGTGACAATCACAAACGCTGTAACAGATTTTACTGAGCATAACGAGAGGATTTCAGTGTTacacagcagttctcagcctgtgggttacAACTCCCACAGGTGTCCCATATCAGATCTCCTTCATTTcaaataacagcagcaaaactacagttaggaagtagcaacagaaGTATTTTACAGTTGGGAAGTCAgtacagcatgaagaactgtattaaagtttcttaggaagcttgagaaccaatCTTAGGTATACTCACTGGTCTTTTTTCCAGCAGAGGAGCTGAAATTCCAATTCAGCGTTAGAGTGACGCCATCTAAAAAGACAGCGTGAACTTTGTCATCAGAGTAGGCAAGAAATCTCCCCACACTGGGTATGAGTGACTCTTTCAGAAGCATGGGCAGGGTATTGTTAACATTTATTCCAGGTACCTAAAACCAAGTAAATAAGATAGCACAAGGCAGTTTTCTGTGAAAAAgattaaataattattaatgaaCCCTGAAGCAACTCAAGATTCTTCCTCAGAAGTTGAGTGCTACAGAACTCTTATCCATATTTTAACTTTTCAAGAGTTACACACCCGAAACTGTCTACCTAAGAAGATGGACTTCTAATATCTCTGTAAGCTACCATCCTGCTATGAACTTTAGACAGGCAAAAACTGTGGATTATAACAGCATCTACGTTTACAAAATAAAAACCGGCTAGTATAGCTTTGTGATAAGAGTGTGTGACTGGCATGCTCTGAGCCAGGTTTAATCCCAAAATGATGGGGATGGGGGATTACATACAACAAatctttttctccccaagttgcttttggttatggtctttcaccacagcaatagaaactctaacttagacagggtttctctgtgtagccctggctgttctggaactcattctgtagatgaggtagagatctgcctgcttctgcctcccgagtgataggattgaaggtctgtaccaccacacctggctcaaggTAGGTATTCTCTTGAATGCACAAATTTGAATGTTACAAAGAATCTCTCACATGACTTAGATGAAAGCAGTTTGAATGTACAAGAATGAATCCGAGCAACTAACAGCCCTGCTCTCAGCATACCGTTTTCCAGCAGCAGGCGTGATAGTTGTGGCTCAGTGAAAGCCTTGTCTTGGCACAATGTTGAAGAATTCTGTGAACATGAAAAACATTCCCTAAATGTTTGCCAACAAtgacattttctctattttcaaaCCCCTgctctgtgggaggccagctcccaccttttcaagcGTTCTTATTAAAGCAACCCTAGGGATCTACACCTGTCCAGAGAAACAGCACTTCAGAACCTCTCAGCACCGACTCGCTCCCTGCATGGAGGTTTATCCAGACTTCAACTTTGAAGCCAAAACACTCTTGTAATAACAtggattactttttaaattatgagaCCAGAAGACTTGACAGATTTGTAGCAAAGACACATATTTCCACTGTACCCACTGAATTCTAACCTTAACCAGGAAAAACAcatcaaggaaaacacaaaaaatcAGATGCATGATTTTTCTGCTCAGTTGAACATCACGGACTCACCTGGCTGCCTGTTTAATCAAAGAACGTACAGAGAAGAGACTTCCTGGTCTGTCTGGAGGAAGGTTATTTATGGAAtaagttttctcttctctctgaaagtgtaaagcaacaacaacaacaaaaatctcaataATAAATCTGGTCTTTATTACTTCATActattacttaataaaaaaaactattttttcctttaagtACTTATATAATACCAACAAAGCAAGCAAATGTTTTAATACTCTAAGCCCATAAAACCTacatattttaatgatatttttatgatGCCTTTCTGGTGGAGGTAGGGGGAGATGCATGCTACTGTGTCCAcattttatgtgggtcctggggatctcaactcaggtcctcatgcttatgtttACTTTTATTGGAACAGATGTTATCTTTGATCTATGTTGTCGGGGACCAtcaagagggctcagcaggtaaaggcacttgctgccaagcctgatgccaagttcaatccctggacccatgtggtggaagagaACTGAGCCCAGCAGCTTATCCTcttacccacagaaccatctaCCTAGCCCCCAATAGATGCTTTTGACTTTGTAAATACTAATTAAAAGTGGTAGGATGACTCAAAAGTAATGCTCTGGGCTTAGCATTTTCTAGTGACAAATTCTATGAAAAGAAATTTAGCTTCTGATTTAAACAAACTGTTTAGGGTGTTAATGGATAACGGTGGGCGTGACTACTATAAAATAAAGTGATTGATAATTCATCAGGTATCAATGCTGACAGTaagattatattaattttttatggTGAGGGGTGGAAAGTAATGTTACATAAAACGGCaaatttctcatatatatataatgacttTAGAAATAACTTTTTATAAAAACTTTTGAATTTTCATAGTTAGCTTACCTTTTCTGATTCTTCTTGACTCGGATAATATGTAAAATAGTTACCAAAATAAGCTCCTTCTGACTTGAAAACTGATCCATCTCCAGGATAAATCTCTATcgagttttcatttttatgggtAAGCCTAAAGTAgcgaaaatgatttttttttaaattaagactaATACATCCATGAAAGCACTCATTAAGacaacaataaaaccccaaacaacaaacaaaaacagagacaagggTAATTCTGaaccaaagagaaacagaacacacaaAAGTGCCTTATATGTTTATTTCAACAGCTAAACTCAGAGCTTCCAGAATTCAGAGAATCCTGTCTTCATATccccagtgccaaccatagagactgaTACATAGAGTCATCAAAGCATTGTCTATGCATAGAAGTTGAATACTACATTTCTAGGTTCTGAAAATAagttcattcaacaaatataattggtatatataacaaatataatcaGTACCTGATGGATAAGATTAATTATCTGTGTAAAACGTATTACACATGTAGCAGCCAGATATAATCAAAGTGTCCAGTATATACTgcataaaaattacttttattggAACAGATGTATCTTTTATGTTGTCTGGGACATCAAGagggctcaggaggtaaaggcactttctgccaagcctgatgtcctgagttcaatccctggacccatgtggtggaagagaATTGACAccagcaggttgtcctctgacctctacatgcatgctatAGCACACACGTGTTGCCATCCCcagtaaaaaataaatgcaacttaAAGCTAATGCTGTCAGAAGCGGGTGGGTCTTCATACAGAAAAGGGCAAGCATCAGGTATGCTTTTCTACTATTATTCATGGATGTGAAGATGCAGCTGGCCACACTGTATTCCAGTCACTAGACAGTTACTCTGTGGTGGGGAAGGGAAAATTCAGTGGAGCAGTGTACACACAGAGCCCCGTAAGGAATGATTTCCTTTGACTGAATCACCCTTAGGCTGATTCCATGTTCACTAAGTAACACAACTAGACCTTCTTATGTCCAGAAGGAGATCCTAAGCCCTGCTATAAACATCCATTCACCAGCAAGACTGACTCTCAGTGGTATCGGAGCTGCCATGTAAGTCTTATAAACATGGTTAATTTGAGTCATAAGGCCTCTGTGCATActaataaaattagttttgtaaCCTATAAAGACAAAATACAAGAGCCCAGTTGACACAACAAAACTGTGTGTTTTTATAAGAACTGGTTTGCAAAAATAGTCTCATTCCCACTTTGagttaagaaacaaacaaacaaaattctcagTGCAATGCAGGAGCCTTACCTGTATGTCATATCCTTATACCACACCACAGGAGCCTTACCTGTATGTCATACCATTGTACCACACCACAGGAGCCTTACCTGTATGTAATACCCTTGTACCACACCACCTTCACCAGCTCAGGATAGGAATACTCTTCATCGGACTGTCTCTGTAAAAGTGATTCACAGAAGTTCCACCTGTGAAGAATAAAATATGAGTATTAATTCTGGTTGTTCAAAATAATTGCCATTAAAAGTCaacaaaacagtgccaccataATGCTTATTCCTTGCCAAACTAactatattgtgtgtgtgtgtgtgtgtgtgtgtgtgtgtgtgtgtgtataaatgtgcacTAGAGAAAGTCTTGCATTGCCATGTATCTTTTCAGTAATTCTCGGTAACTTCAATAATGATCTCAGTATgacatacatttaaatttttgctAATCTTTAAAATGTAACCTGAATTCAAACAACAGATCTTTACTGAAATATCTTCAGTAGGCCAGGCATCATGCTCTACGCACTGAGAATTTAATGTTTCTGTTCCCAGTGGACACTTCCCATCTGGCAGTGTAGTAAAACAGTAATCACCAAGTCTAAATAGAGGGAGGCAGTGAGTGCCATGGCATGAATA
The Peromyscus leucopus breed LL Stock chromosome 11, UCI_PerLeu_2.1, whole genome shotgun sequence DNA segment above includes these coding regions:
- the C11H5orf34 gene encoding uncharacterized protein C5orf34 homolog; translated protein: MAAEVRMVLYEDDSVQVQYADGSRLQLSPCGSEFLFEKAPPLSTHPLEQPERIRQRTHFVISTYREQLQRALDFRNSSATCPFLSESLTPPERKKHIFIDFSEVKWPSVDRDDSITYSESGAVKITSLDGHAYLCLPRSQHEFTVHFLCKVSQKPDLPVILSETSNQVPKDKRVGKTSKICTRASLSGQGLQNKENELHGQILKSKASANLCCVDGTEGQEELPSSSTRHRCVYAWVKQCWSVAACPEPWKYPLSLALGFYNKVSVVSKTDAGFPASGTVTSDTPEESREEVSVLPRALLLSCPAPHTHRWNFCESLLQRQSDEEYSYPELVKVVWYKGITYRLTHKNENSIEIYPGDGSVFKSEGAYFGNYFTYYPSQEESEKREEKTYSINNLPPDRPGSLFSVRSLIKQAARILQHCAKTRLSLSHNYHACCWKTVPGINVNNTLPMLLKESLIPSVGRFLAYSDDKVHAVFLDGVTLTLNWNFSSSNDKTCLFFLLKINQGLNLGWCRLTFPDGQDQFIQIEHPGTYERYVTSVTSWCRRLTQTSPSQLPEHLSPVLNENWSVASELEKIQKFNWLLENSGVLHLTSNKKNEQCSDDCAPGSSETLLEATNKESVSVALKRTSEILQDIDYILSNSRK